Proteins encoded by one window of Fimbriiglobus ruber:
- a CDS encoding serine/threonine-protein kinase, with product MSINPAPARTETASQVWEVVGSQLDAFANAWQEGTPPDVARFLPAEPPAVRRLVLVELIKLDLDQRLQRGEPRPLEEYLREFPELVTDGIPSDLLYEDFHLRRQANLPVDPADYYRRFPDRAAELARLLGESVSTRSTAVTAARVPVDLTPGDQLDDFDLLAVLGQGQFAKVFLARQRAMQRLVALKVSCSRGVEAQTLAQLDHPHIVRVYDQRQVPDRGVHLVYMTYLPGGTLQALIDRVRHLSPDRRSGQSLLGAVDAALDGRGEVPPHASSVRREWTARSWPATVCALGVKLASALDYAHRHGVLHRDIKPANVLLTAEGEPLLADFNVGCCSKVEGAGPAAFFGGSLAYMAPEHLEAFNPDHPRSPDSLDGRADVYGLAVTLWELLTGARPFGPESLQGGWPKTLEAMTARRRAGLPSELVGEDKAPGWRGLLLRLRRRNAKNPAQDHDGDVPGLRAVLIRCLDPDPDRRPADAGEMSRELALCLRPATRALVRPARGGWIECVRRYPVVTLFAIGLVPNGLASLFNIYYNDKEIITPWGRQAVDVFNIIIAIINSIFFPLGLTFFWFALAPVARGVRRMRVGHTLPGADLAALRKRCLRLGRIGAGVCAGCWAVAGIVWPVVLRAVVGPPPQGIETYVHLLISLTICGLVAASYPYFLVTFLAAHVFYPGLLGPDGPTAADGTAIRRVEGELGVFRAMAAAVPLVAMVVLAVRQTSDQYAVAILGAAGLVGVGLAYLLEGRIRRDLAALAEIPTRDE from the coding sequence ATGTCAATCAATCCCGCACCCGCCCGGACCGAAACTGCGTCCCAGGTGTGGGAGGTCGTCGGCAGCCAGCTCGACGCGTTCGCGAATGCGTGGCAGGAGGGCACGCCGCCCGACGTGGCGCGATTCCTGCCTGCCGAACCGCCCGCGGTCCGCCGGCTCGTTCTAGTCGAGCTGATCAAGCTCGATCTCGACCAGCGGCTCCAACGGGGCGAACCCCGGCCGCTCGAAGAGTACCTGCGCGAATTTCCCGAGTTGGTGACCGACGGCATTCCCAGCGACCTTTTGTACGAGGACTTTCACCTTCGCCGACAGGCTAACCTGCCCGTCGACCCGGCCGACTATTACCGGCGGTTCCCGGACCGGGCGGCCGAACTCGCCCGCTTGCTGGGCGAGTCCGTCAGTACCCGGTCGACGGCGGTCACCGCCGCTCGCGTGCCGGTCGACCTGACGCCCGGTGACCAGCTGGACGACTTCGACTTGCTGGCCGTACTCGGCCAGGGCCAGTTTGCGAAAGTGTTTCTGGCCCGTCAGCGGGCGATGCAGCGCCTCGTCGCCCTCAAAGTTTCTTGCAGCCGCGGAGTGGAAGCCCAAACGCTGGCCCAACTCGACCACCCGCACATCGTCCGTGTTTATGACCAGCGGCAGGTGCCCGACCGCGGCGTACATCTCGTTTACATGACGTATTTGCCCGGCGGCACGCTGCAGGCGCTGATCGACCGGGTCCGGCATTTATCGCCCGACCGGCGGTCTGGGCAATCTCTCTTGGGCGCGGTGGACGCGGCGCTCGACGGTCGGGGCGAAGTTCCGCCCCACGCGTCGTCCGTCCGTCGCGAATGGACCGCTCGTAGCTGGCCCGCGACTGTGTGCGCGCTCGGGGTCAAGCTGGCGTCGGCCCTGGACTATGCCCACCGCCACGGTGTTCTGCACCGGGACATCAAGCCGGCGAACGTGCTACTCACCGCCGAGGGGGAACCGCTGCTCGCGGACTTCAACGTGGGCTGTTGCTCGAAGGTGGAGGGGGCCGGACCGGCCGCGTTCTTCGGCGGCAGCCTGGCGTACATGGCCCCCGAACACCTGGAAGCGTTCAACCCGGACCACCCCCGCTCGCCCGACAGCCTGGACGGTCGGGCCGACGTTTACGGGTTGGCGGTGACGCTCTGGGAATTACTAACCGGGGCTCGACCCTTCGGTCCGGAATCACTTCAGGGCGGGTGGCCCAAGACGTTGGAGGCGATGACGGCCCGGCGGCGCGCCGGCTTGCCGTCCGAGTTGGTAGGAGAAGATAAGGCTCCAGGCTGGAGGGGACTTTTGCTTCGACTCCGGCGCCGGAACGCGAAGAACCCCGCCCAAGATCATGACGGAGATGTCCCGGGCTTGCGGGCGGTCCTGATCCGGTGCCTCGACCCGGACCCCGACCGTCGGCCAGCCGACGCCGGGGAGATGTCTCGCGAACTGGCGCTCTGCCTCCGTCCGGCGACGCGGGCGTTGGTCCGCCCCGCTCGCGGAGGGTGGATAGAATGCGTTCGACGATACCCGGTCGTTACCCTTTTCGCGATCGGGCTCGTCCCCAATGGCCTGGCTTCGTTGTTTAATATATATTATAATGACAAAGAGATTATTACGCCTTGGGGAAGACAGGCAGTTGATGTTTTTAATATAATAATTGCCATAATTAATAGCATTTTCTTTCCTCTAGGCTTGACGTTTTTTTGGTTTGCCCTGGCGCCGGTTGCACGCGGAGTACGCCGAATGCGTGTGGGCCACACCCTGCCCGGGGCCGACCTTGCCGCACTCCGCAAGAGATGCCTTCGCCTCGGACGGATCGGGGCGGGCGTGTGTGCGGGTTGCTGGGCGGTCGCCGGAATCGTCTGGCCTGTTGTCTTGAGGGCCGTCGTCGGCCCGCCGCCGCAGGGGATCGAAACGTACGTCCACTTACTGATTTCACTCACGATCTGTGGACTCGTAGCCGCCTCTTACCCGTATTTTCTCGTGACGTTTTTGGCGGCACATGTGTTTTATCCGGGGCTTCTCGGGCCCGACGGCCCGACCGCGGCGGACGGAACTGCCATCCGCCGCGTTGAAGGGGAACTCGGCGTATTCCGGGCGATGGCGGCGGCCGTGCCCCTCGTGGCCATGGTCGTACTCGCCGTTCGGCAGACGTCAGACCAGTACGCGGTTGCTATTCTCGGGGCGGCGGGGTTGGTCGGCGTCGGGTTAGCCTACCTGCTTGAGGGACGGATCCGACGCGACCTCGCCGCCCTGGCCGAGATTCCGACGCGAGACGAATGA
- a CDS encoding TenA family transcriptional regulator, whose translation MSTSTESRAPRITTRASEILGQVNILGNQFFRALEDGSMDLPCFRRTQEQFFFAVTFFPRPMSALVGRIDDPKRRLDILHNLVEEHGEFDESAFHHTTFQQFLRTIDADPSKLDAMPIWPCVRAFNSVLASACVLDELAIGVCCMGVIEQAFAGISATIGRIVVRNGWVPADRLVHYKLHAAIDERHAEEFFAVVEPTLDDPRTWYCVEQGLSLGAYIFDRLYRDLYEVAGAPSGVELRDAINNPTSAAVPVRL comes from the coding sequence GTGTCAACGTCGACCGAATCCCGGGCGCCGCGGATCACCACCCGCGCAAGCGAAATACTCGGGCAAGTGAACATTCTGGGCAACCAGTTCTTCCGGGCACTGGAAGACGGATCGATGGACCTTCCGTGTTTCCGCCGAACCCAGGAACAGTTCTTTTTCGCCGTCACTTTTTTTCCGCGGCCGATGTCGGCCCTGGTCGGCCGGATCGATGACCCCAAAAGAAGGTTGGACATCCTGCACAATCTGGTCGAAGAACACGGCGAGTTCGACGAATCGGCGTTCCACCACACCACCTTCCAGCAGTTCCTCCGGACCATCGACGCAGACCCCAGCAAGTTGGACGCGATGCCGATTTGGCCGTGCGTTCGCGCGTTCAACAGTGTCCTGGCCTCCGCGTGCGTTCTCGACGAACTCGCGATCGGCGTTTGCTGCATGGGAGTCATCGAACAGGCGTTCGCCGGGATTTCCGCGACGATCGGACGGATCGTCGTCCGCAACGGGTGGGTGCCGGCCGACCGGTTAGTCCACTACAAGCTTCACGCGGCGATCGACGAACGGCACGCGGAGGAGTTCTTCGCCGTGGTCGAGCCGACACTCGACGACCCGCGGACGTGGTATTGCGTGGAACAGGGGCTTTCACTCGGGGCCTACATCTTCGACCGACTCTACCGCGATCTTTACGAGGTTGCAGGGGCGCCAAGTGGTGTGGAACTGCGTGACGCGATTAATAATCCCACTTCAGCGGCAGTGCCAGTACGTCTTTGA
- a CDS encoding RNA polymerase sigma factor, with product MTDEEHDPLIDRVRRHDAVALASFLERRKPALFAFVTNRLGSTLRGKLEPADVLQELAVKAIRELPQTDLTGRDPFGWLCHLAEQCIVDDHRHFAAGKRAAEREVPGNVPVGEGSQDLVALLAASMTTPTQAVVRNERQQRLLDVLATFPAEHREALRLRYVDGLPTKDVAARLKKSDVATRVLLTRLVQKLQELLGPGEES from the coding sequence GTGACCGACGAAGAGCATGACCCGTTAATCGACCGCGTCCGCCGTCACGACGCGGTTGCTCTGGCCTCCTTCCTCGAACGCCGAAAACCGGCGCTGTTCGCGTTCGTCACCAACCGCCTCGGGTCAACCCTCCGCGGCAAACTCGAACCGGCCGACGTACTCCAAGAATTGGCCGTCAAGGCGATCCGTGAACTGCCACAGACCGACCTGACAGGACGCGACCCGTTCGGCTGGCTCTGCCACCTGGCCGAGCAATGTATCGTCGACGACCACCGACATTTCGCGGCCGGCAAGCGGGCGGCGGAGCGGGAGGTGCCGGGCAACGTGCCGGTCGGGGAAGGCAGCCAGGACCTCGTCGCCCTACTGGCTGCGAGCATGACGACGCCCACCCAGGCGGTCGTCCGCAACGAGCGTCAACAGCGGCTCCTCGACGTTCTGGCGACGTTCCCCGCGGAACACCGAGAAGCCCTTCGTTTGCGGTATGTGGACGGGCTGCCAACCAAAGATGTGGCGGCCCGGCTCAAGAAGTCGGACGTAGCCACCCGCGTCCTCCTCACCCGACTCGTCCAGAAACTTCAGGAATTGCTCGGCCCCGGCGAAGAATCATGA
- a CDS encoding crossover junction endodeoxyribonuclease RuvC produces MARIIGLDPGLQTTGYGILDVTDAGPRVCEAGVIRSAAGRDPADMARRVKVLYDGLVEVLDQWKPTIMVVEQLYAHYDHPRTAILMAHARGCFFLAGAQKGIDVLSYPSTRVKKTITGHGRAGKEQIQAAITRELGLARAPEPHDVSDALAIALCHYYTTAKTITTGSRSVTFTGVNRSALFGDEENSPQINTDEDGSEEE; encoded by the coding sequence ATGGCTCGCATCATCGGCCTCGACCCCGGCCTCCAGACAACAGGGTACGGCATTCTCGACGTGACCGACGCCGGCCCGCGCGTCTGCGAGGCCGGCGTAATCCGGTCGGCGGCCGGCCGCGATCCTGCGGACATGGCCCGGCGGGTCAAAGTCCTTTACGATGGGCTGGTGGAAGTTCTCGACCAGTGGAAGCCGACGATCATGGTCGTCGAGCAACTGTACGCCCACTACGACCACCCGCGGACCGCCATCCTGATGGCCCACGCCCGGGGTTGCTTCTTCCTGGCCGGGGCCCAGAAGGGGATCGACGTGCTGAGTTACCCGTCCACCCGGGTCAAGAAAACGATCACCGGCCACGGGCGGGCGGGCAAGGAACAGATCCAGGCCGCGATCACCCGCGAACTCGGCCTCGCCCGCGCGCCCGAACCGCACGACGTCTCCGACGCCCTCGCGATCGCCCTGTGTCACTACTACACGACCGCCAAGACGATCACGACCGGCTCCCGGTCGGTGACGTTCACCGGCGTCAACCGCTCGGCCCTGTTCGGGGACGAAGAAAATTCGCCACAGATCAACACGGATGAAGACGGATCGGAAGAAGAATAA
- the ruvA gene encoding Holliday junction branch migration protein RuvA, which produces MSICIHLWLLVWIMITKMTGVLNRVLDDEVRLQVGPFEYQVMVPEMVRRQLQLKTGQEVTFHTTEYLEGNQSSSRFIPRRVGFNTEAELEFFDLFCTVEKIGVKKALKALSRPVKEIADAISRQDSKWLTTLPGIGAATAEQIVTTLKRKVTKFAVMGGQVVEGGADGASGSPKGGTAASTADGQLIEDIYQVLMSLGHPPLEARTKLDQLLTSGKAFKSVEEAITLVYSRG; this is translated from the coding sequence GTGTCAATCTGTATTCATTTGTGGCTACTGGTTTGGATCATGATTACCAAGATGACCGGCGTTTTGAATCGTGTGCTGGACGACGAGGTCCGGCTCCAGGTGGGGCCGTTCGAGTATCAGGTGATGGTGCCGGAGATGGTGCGCCGGCAGTTGCAGTTGAAGACCGGGCAGGAAGTCACGTTTCACACGACCGAGTACCTCGAAGGCAATCAATCGTCGAGCCGGTTCATACCCCGTCGGGTGGGGTTCAACACAGAAGCCGAGCTAGAGTTTTTCGACCTGTTTTGCACGGTCGAAAAGATCGGCGTGAAGAAGGCACTCAAGGCGCTCTCCCGCCCGGTGAAGGAGATCGCGGACGCGATCAGCCGCCAGGACTCGAAATGGCTGACCACGCTCCCCGGCATCGGGGCGGCGACGGCCGAACAGATCGTCACCACGCTCAAGCGGAAGGTGACAAAGTTCGCCGTGATGGGCGGCCAGGTCGTGGAGGGTGGGGCCGACGGCGCGAGCGGTTCGCCGAAAGGCGGCACGGCCGCGAGTACGGCAGACGGACAGTTGATCGAGGACATTTACCAAGTCCTCATGTCACTCGGGCACCCGCCGCTCGAAGCCCGCACGAAACTCGACCAGTTGTTGACCTCCGGCAAGGCGTTCAAGTCGGTCGAGGAAGCGATTACGCTGGTTTACAGCAGGGGATAG
- a CDS encoding 16S rRNA (uracil(1498)-N(3))-methyltransferase: MSDRFYTSSKLAPGEFVFDGPEAHHLTTVRRFGPGDRLTLFNGDGHDYPAEVVSVGKKSALLIVSKPLAADRELGFPLIVGVALPKGDRADFLIEKLTELGATRFVPLVTERSVVRPKEDKVEKMERAVIEASKQCGRNVLMSVDPPRKWDDFFVQPDLPALKLVLHTAAAPAINTISTAEVHQGVAIAIGPEGGMTADEVTAAVAAEWRAVSLGKRVLRVETAAVAAAAWLAAV; this comes from the coding sequence ATGTCTGATCGCTTCTATACCTCATCCAAGCTGGCCCCGGGCGAGTTCGTGTTCGACGGCCCCGAAGCCCACCACCTCACCACCGTCCGGCGCTTCGGCCCGGGCGACCGCCTGACGTTGTTCAACGGCGATGGTCACGACTACCCCGCGGAAGTCGTATCTGTCGGGAAGAAGTCGGCCCTTCTGATCGTTTCCAAACCGTTGGCTGCCGACCGTGAACTCGGGTTCCCGCTGATCGTGGGCGTCGCGTTGCCGAAGGGTGATCGGGCCGACTTCCTCATCGAGAAGTTGACCGAACTCGGCGCGACGCGATTCGTTCCGCTGGTGACCGAGCGGTCCGTCGTCCGCCCGAAGGAGGACAAAGTTGAGAAGATGGAGCGGGCGGTGATCGAGGCGAGTAAGCAGTGCGGCCGAAACGTCCTGATGTCGGTCGACCCGCCGCGAAAATGGGACGACTTCTTCGTTCAGCCGGACCTGCCTGCGCTCAAACTCGTCTTGCACACGGCTGCCGCACCAGCCATCAACACGATATCTACAGCGGAAGTGCATCAAGGAGTGGCGATCGCCATCGGGCCAGAGGGTGGGATGACGGCTGACGAGGTCACCGCTGCAGTAGCAGCAGAGTGGCGGGCGGTGAGTTTGGGGAAGCGGGTTCTCCGCGTCGAAACGGCAGCCGTTGCCGCCGCGGCGTGGCTGGCGGCAGTGTAG
- the ruvB gene encoding Holliday junction branch migration DNA helicase RuvB encodes MAREKIIGPGGPSDDDRKRDAALRPKLLREVIGQKKVAERLQIAVDASRKLKEPLGHILFDGPPGLGKTTFATVLPNELSTTIQMTSGPALSKPADMLPFLTNLEEGSILFIDEIHRMPRVVEEFIYPAMEDFRIDIVLGEGVNARTISMTLKRFTLIGATTRGGMLSGPMRDRFKMREHLDYYTIGELAQIVGINAKKLNTPVSDGACNEIARRSRGTPRVANSLLHWARIYSAARSDGTISEPLAHEALDVKEVDADGLDKNDRRYLEVLIDVFSGGPTGVEAIGATMNISTDTLTDEIEPYLLREQFLVRSPRGRMATPKAFALLQKPFPKPRPDEKGPSLFD; translated from the coding sequence ATGGCACGCGAAAAGATCATCGGCCCCGGTGGCCCGTCCGACGACGACCGCAAGCGCGACGCGGCGCTGCGGCCGAAGCTGTTGCGCGAAGTCATCGGGCAGAAAAAGGTGGCCGAGCGGTTGCAAATCGCGGTCGACGCGTCGCGGAAGCTCAAGGAACCGCTGGGGCACATCCTTTTCGACGGTCCACCGGGCTTGGGCAAGACGACGTTCGCTACCGTCCTGCCGAACGAACTCAGCACCACCATTCAGATGACCAGCGGCCCCGCGCTCTCCAAGCCGGCCGACATGCTCCCGTTCCTCACCAACCTGGAAGAGGGGAGCATCCTGTTCATCGACGAAATCCACCGCATGCCCCGCGTGGTGGAAGAGTTCATTTACCCCGCGATGGAAGATTTCCGCATCGACATCGTCCTCGGCGAAGGGGTGAATGCGCGGACCATTAGTATGACCCTCAAGCGCTTCACACTCATCGGGGCAACGACGCGCGGCGGCATGCTCTCCGGGCCGATGCGCGACCGCTTCAAAATGCGCGAGCACCTCGACTATTACACTATCGGCGAACTCGCCCAGATCGTCGGCATAAATGCAAAGAAACTGAATACGCCTGTTTCGGACGGAGCCTGCAACGAAATCGCCCGCCGCAGCCGGGGGACGCCGCGAGTGGCGAACTCTCTACTCCACTGGGCACGGATCTATTCCGCCGCCCGGAGCGACGGGACGATCTCCGAACCCCTCGCCCACGAAGCGCTGGACGTAAAAGAGGTCGACGCCGACGGACTGGATAAGAACGACCGCCGGTATCTGGAGGTATTGATCGACGTCTTCTCCGGCGGGCCGACCGGCGTTGAAGCGATCGGGGCGACGATGAACATTTCGACCGACACGCTGACCGACGAGATCGAGCCGTACCTGCTCCGCGAACAGTTTTTGGTCAGGTCGCCCCGCGGCCGGATGGCGACGCCCAAGGCGTTCGCTCTATTGCAGAAGCCGTTTCCCAAGCCCAGGCCCGATGAGAAGGGGCCGTCCCTGTTCGACTGA
- a CDS encoding DUF3419 family protein, which translates to MSPLSQTWATEAARLPIAFAQVREDPLIDWWVADRLPAEARVVMVASGGCTAALLATHPNVAHLSVVDPNPAQLALTALKLSLLNDSPANRLAILGHAPMSMADRAAALISRLSGLGLPADALGPPPFVAEVGPDYAGRYERCFVALGDALKDVRDELAHVLSLSDPTEQARLVAPGTRLGDRLEVAFDNAFALPNLVTLFGLEATKNPVEPFARHFARRTRHVFATLPAADNPYLWQLLAGRYPDSARSPWLDLEPRSSPMPEFVRGSMASALQSETGRADFVHLSNILDWLTPDEARATLDLAAQALRPGGTVLIRQLNSTLDIPAAGSSFEWNVHDADLLHRRDRSFFYRALHLGRKR; encoded by the coding sequence ATGTCACCGCTCTCTCAAACCTGGGCGACCGAGGCGGCGCGGCTGCCAATCGCATTCGCGCAGGTTCGCGAAGACCCGCTGATCGACTGGTGGGTCGCCGACCGATTGCCCGCTGAGGCGCGGGTCGTCATGGTCGCATCGGGCGGGTGTACGGCCGCGCTACTCGCGACCCATCCGAATGTTGCTCACCTCAGCGTCGTCGATCCGAACCCGGCGCAGTTGGCCCTCACCGCCCTCAAACTGAGTCTGTTAAACGACTCACCTGCCAACCGTCTCGCGATCCTCGGCCACGCACCGATGTCGATGGCCGATCGGGCAGCCGCACTGATATCTCGCCTGTCTGGTCTCGGTCTCCCGGCTGACGCCCTCGGTCCTCCACCGTTTGTCGCAGAAGTGGGACCGGATTATGCGGGGCGGTACGAGCGGTGTTTTGTCGCGTTGGGCGACGCCTTGAAGGATGTCCGGGACGAACTGGCCCACGTTCTCAGTTTGTCGGACCCGACCGAGCAGGCTCGATTGGTGGCGCCAGGTACTCGACTGGGAGACAGGCTCGAAGTGGCGTTCGATAACGCCTTCGCCCTGCCGAATTTGGTAACTCTGTTCGGGCTAGAAGCGACCAAGAATCCGGTCGAGCCGTTCGCCCGGCACTTTGCCCGTCGTACTCGTCATGTCTTTGCGACACTCCCCGCTGCCGACAACCCGTATCTCTGGCAGTTGCTCGCCGGTCGCTACCCGGACAGTGCCCGTAGCCCGTGGTTGGATCTCGAACCCAGGTCGAGTCCAATGCCCGAGTTCGTCCGCGGCTCAATGGCTTCTGCTCTGCAATCAGAAACCGGGCGAGCGGACTTTGTTCACCTGTCCAATATCCTCGACTGGCTGACACCGGACGAAGCGCGGGCGACGCTCGACCTCGCGGCTCAGGCACTCAGACCAGGCGGGACAGTTCTTATTCGGCAGTTGAACTCGACGCTCGACATTCCGGCGGCCGGGTCGTCGTTTGAGTGGAATGTCCACGACGCGGATTTGTTACACCGGCGGGATCGGAGTTTTTTTTACCGGGCTCTTCATCTCGGGCGGAAGCGATGA
- a CDS encoding creatininase family protein: protein MTRSCAFFTALLTLVTVSAQPAAKPAGRNAPRPIEGQDTVFVEEMTWMEVRDALAAGKTTVIVPTGGVEQNGPFVVTGKHNYIIRATAEAIARKLGNTLVAPVVAFVPEGNLEPPSGHMKYPGTISLTEDTYERLLTDICLSFRAHGFREIVLIGDSGDNQHGMQVVADRLNAKWGAADRTRVRFIPEYYNYDEVDAWLEKNGVRQMDEGLHDDFAISAMLAAVDPNLVRARQRQATGKFKINGVDLAPVEKTAEWGRAIIKFRTDMTVAAIRKAQTVPKR from the coding sequence ATGACGCGATCTTGCGCATTTTTCACGGCCCTTCTGACACTCGTGACCGTGTCGGCCCAACCCGCGGCGAAACCGGCCGGTCGCAATGCCCCGCGACCGATCGAGGGGCAGGACACGGTATTCGTCGAGGAAATGACCTGGATGGAAGTCCGCGACGCTCTCGCGGCTGGGAAGACAACGGTCATAGTCCCGACGGGCGGCGTCGAGCAGAACGGCCCGTTTGTGGTCACGGGCAAGCACAATTACATCATCCGCGCTACTGCCGAAGCGATCGCCCGAAAGCTGGGCAACACCCTCGTCGCCCCAGTCGTGGCGTTCGTTCCCGAAGGTAACCTCGAACCGCCGAGCGGGCACATGAAGTACCCGGGCACGATCAGCCTGACCGAAGATACTTACGAACGGCTCCTGACCGACATCTGCCTGAGCTTTCGCGCCCACGGCTTTCGCGAGATCGTTCTCATCGGCGACAGCGGCGACAACCAGCACGGGATGCAAGTCGTCGCCGACCGGCTCAATGCCAAGTGGGGCGCAGCCGATCGGACACGCGTCCGCTTCATTCCCGAATACTACAACTACGATGAGGTCGACGCCTGGCTGGAGAAGAACGGCGTCCGACAGATGGACGAAGGACTACACGACGACTTCGCCATCTCGGCAATGCTCGCCGCGGTCGACCCGAACCTCGTCCGGGCACGGCAGCGACAGGCGACCGGCAAGTTTAAGATCAACGGAGTCGATCTGGCTCCGGTCGAGAAAACGGCCGAGTGGGGCCGCGCGATCATCAAGTTTCGGACTGACATGACTGTCGCCGCGATTCGCAAGGCGCAGACTGTGCCCAAGCGGTGA
- a CDS encoding N-acetyltransferase translates to MTELTALSATLSAELVAELERFEQQFTYPLGPERWFRISHGADYSRFFRAMGEATSLVACRGGRVVGTLGVAVRDLVLPDGERRSAAYFGDLKIAPSARGGRVLPDLANGAREWVGDKVVAAFAVVMGGTPVTPERYTGRLGIPIFREVGRVSVLRFDTSVGARIAPEWVVPVDIARARLRTLARGRYHTDDGTSAVRSEIDPVGLVAPNGSAGGWVEDTARAKRLIANDGTELRSAHLSGFGYASPGSGAALLRTALGIAFERTFPALFVAVPLEETDSILQLLPDVPVTVAPAIVYGAGLQPSVWNVNTAEI, encoded by the coding sequence ATGACCGAACTCACCGCCCTGTCCGCGACCCTATCGGCCGAACTGGTCGCGGAGTTGGAACGATTCGAGCAACAGTTCACCTACCCGCTCGGCCCGGAACGTTGGTTTCGGATTTCTCACGGGGCCGACTATTCGCGGTTCTTTCGCGCGATGGGTGAGGCAACCTCTTTGGTTGCTTGTCGTGGCGGTCGCGTGGTCGGCACGCTCGGCGTGGCGGTCCGCGATCTTGTACTTCCGGACGGCGAACGTCGTTCGGCCGCGTATTTCGGGGATCTGAAGATTGCCCCCTCCGCTCGGGGCGGGCGCGTGTTACCCGACCTCGCGAACGGCGCGCGGGAATGGGTCGGGGATAAGGTTGTCGCCGCGTTCGCGGTGGTGATGGGGGGAACGCCGGTCACGCCCGAGCGTTACACCGGCCGGCTCGGCATTCCGATCTTCCGCGAAGTCGGGCGGGTCTCCGTACTCCGTTTCGACACGTCAGTTGGCGCACGGATAGCACCTGAATGGGTCGTGCCCGTGGATATCGCGCGGGCCAGACTCCGGACTCTAGCCCGCGGACGCTATCACACAGACGACGGCACATCGGCGGTGCGATCCGAGATCGATCCGGTCGGCTTGGTCGCCCCGAACGGGTCGGCGGGCGGGTGGGTGGAAGATACCGCTCGGGCCAAGCGGTTGATTGCAAACGATGGAACGGAATTGCGTAGCGCACACCTGTCTGGATTTGGTTACGCCAGTCCGGGAAGTGGCGCGGCGCTTCTTCGAACCGCCTTGGGGATAGCATTCGAGCGAACCTTCCCGGCTCTATTCGTGGCAGTTCCGTTGGAAGAAACCGATTCCATCCTCCAACTCTTACCGGATGTTCCGGTGACCGTCGCTCCGGCGATCGTGTATGGTGCCGGACTTCAGCCAAGCGTTTGGAACGTCAACACCGCGGAGATTTGA